Part of the Streptomyces sp. HSG2 genome, CCGATCGTCGTGACCACCACCCGCAGTTCCGAGCGCGCGAAGCGCAGGACACCACCACCCCGCTCACACTCCACCGCCCTCAGCGACCCCGGGACCCGAGCCCGCTCCGCCACCGGCCGCTCCGTCGCGAACGCCTCGACCCGCCGTCGCCACGTCGTGTGCGCGCCGCGCCCTTCCCGCCACGTCCTCGACCAACCGAGCGCGCGCGCCGAGCGCACCGGATCACCTCCGTCCATGACCACGACCCTGCCGGCACCGTCCACTCGGCGAGGCCCTGTTCAACGACAGTTCACCCTCGCGCCCCGAACGTCCGGGACGACCGGTCGGGGCGCGGCCTGGTGTCCCCGTCGATCACATGGCATGGTCCCTGTCTGGGTCCTCGCGCACACCCGGCTCGTGCGAAGAGGACCACACCAGACGCACTGCCCCCGGGAGTCGACCATGCCGACCGAAGAACCCCAGCCGCTCTGGCGTCCCGATCCGCGGCATGTCGCCGCGGCCCGGATGACCGCGTTCCAGGCCTGGGCGGCCGACCACCACGGCGCCCCGGCCACCGGCGGCTACCCCACCCTGCACCGATGGTCCGTGGCGGATCCCGAGGCGTTCTGGAAGGCCGTCGTCGAGTGGTTCGACGTCCGCTTCTCCCACCCCTACGAGCGGGTCCTGGGCGACCCGGTGATGCCCGGTGCCCGGTGGTTCGAAGGGGCCACGCTCAACTACGCCGAACACGCCCTGCGTGCGGCGGCGGAGCGGTCGGAGGATCCCGCGCTCCTGCGGATCGACGAGACCCACCCGCCGACCCCCGTGACCTGGGGCGAGCTGCGCCGCCAGGTGGGCTCGCTCGCGGCCGCGCTGCGTGCCCGCGGGGTCCGGCCCGGTGATCGGGTCAGCGGCTACCTGCCCAACGTCCCGGAGGCGGTGGTGGCGTTCCTCGCCACTGCCGCCGTCGGCGCCGTCTGGACCTCCTGCGCGCCCGACTTCGGCGCTCGGAGTGTCCTCGACCGATTCCGGCAGGTCGAGCCGGTCGTCTTGTTCGCCGTCGACGGCTACCGCTACGGCGGCAAGGAACACGACCGTCGCGAGACCGTCGCCGAACTCCGTCGCGAGCTGCCGACCCTGCGCGCCGTGGTCCACGTCCCCCTCCTCGGGACGGACGCCCCGGAGGGGGCACTTCCGTGGTCCTCCCTGACAGCCGCCCAGGTCGAACCGGTCTTCGAGCAGGTGCCTTTCGACCACCCGCTCTGGGTGCTCTACTCCTCCGGCACCACCGGCCTGCCCAAGGCCATCGTCCAGTCCCAGGGGGGCATCCTGGTCGAGCACCTCAAACAACTCGGCCTGCACTGCGATCTGGGGCCCGACGACCGCTTCTTCTGGTACACGTCGACAGGGTGGATGATGTGGAACTTCCTCGTCTCCGGCCTGCTGACGGGCACCACCCTCGTCCTCTACGACGGCAGCCCCGGATTCCCGGACACCGGCGCCCAGTGGCGTGTCGTCGAGGAGACCCGCGCCACCTTCTACGGCACCTCCGCCGCCTACGTCACGGCCTGCGGCAAGGCCGACGTCCATCCGGGACGCGACCTGGACCTCTCGTCGGTGCGCTGCGTCGCCACCACCGGATCGCCGCTTCCGCCCGACGGCTTCCGCTGGCTCCACGACGAGGTCCGCGCCGACCTGTGGATCGCCTCGGTCAGCGGTGGCACCGACGTGTGTTCCTGCTTCGCCGGAGCCGTCCCCACCCTCCCCGTCCACCTCGGCGAGCTCCAGGCGCCCTGCCTCGGCACCGACCTGCAGGCCTGGGACCCGGCGGGGCGACCACTGGTCGACGAGGTCGGCGAGTTGGTCGTAGTCAACCCGATGCCCTCCATGCCGATCCGGTTCTGGAACGACCCCGACGGCACCCGATACCACGACAGCTACTTCGCCACCTACCCCGGCGTGTGGCGCCACGGCGACTGGATCACCCTCACCTCGCGCGGGACCGTCGTGGTGCACGGCCGCTCGGATTCCACGCTCAACCGCCAAGGCGTGCGCATGGGATCCGCCGACATCTACGAGGCCGTCGAGCGTCTCCCGGAGATCAAGGAATCCCTCGTCATCGGCGTGGAGCGGCCCGACGGCGGGTACTGGATGCCGCTCTTCGTGCACCTGACGCCGGGAGCCGTCCTCGACGGGGCGTTGACCGACAGAGTCAAGCGCACGATCCGGGAGAACCTCTCCCCACGCCACGTCCCGGACGAGATCATCGAGGTGCCCGCGATCCCGCACACGCTGACCGGCAAGCGCCTGGAGGTACCGGTCAAGCGCCTCCTCCAGGGAACGCCGCTGGATCGGGCCGTCAACCCTGGCTCCGTCGACGACCTCGACCTCCTCGGCTTCTACCTGGACCTCGCCCGCCGCGACGACTGACCGGCACCGGGTCGCCGTCTCCCGCGTCCTCGACCAGAGGCGGCGGGCGCGTCACGCCGGACCCCCGCTGTCGGAGCCTCCGACTACGGTGAGTGACTGTCACCGCACGGCGCACGGGGGAGAACACATGGCGCACACCGACCGATCCGACTCGACCGCCCGTCAGGTACTGCACCGCGAGATCGCCGGCACGATGGGCCTGCTCGCCGACGAACACGACTTCCACGCGATGCGGTACTACCGAAGCTTCACCTTTCGTGACCACGCCGCCTATCTGCGCCACGTCGAGGCGGTGCTCAAGGCACGGGCGGATCGCGGCGGCCACACGACGATCGCTCTGTTCGATCCCGTGGCGTACGCCGGATTCTGCGCCACCGTCGGCATCGACGCCGACACCGCCGCCGGCCGCTCGCGCTTCACGGCCGTGCTCGCGGCCCGAGGCACGACCGTGGCGTACGACGGGCGCCCCTTGGTCGACCTCCTGCCCTCCCTCCTCGACGCGGCGGTCCGCCGCGCGACCCGGGAGCACACCGCCACGATCCTGGCCGCGATCGGCCCGTGCGCCCTATGCGGAGAGGACATCGGGCGGGCCGCCCTCGCGCGCGCCGGCGAGTTGCTCACGCGCGTGCTCGACACCGCGCCGGACGACCATCTTCACCTGGTCTGCGCGGTCTCCGGTGTCCACGAGCGCCTCTCCGCGGTCCTGCGCGTCGGCCCCACCCGACGAAGGGACCGCCTACCGGACCACGCCGCCGTACCCGAGTTCACCGGCGTCCTCGCGGTGGGGCTCGCCACACGTGCCCCCGGCGGTCTGATCCTGCGGGCCGGCGCGCCCGGCCGCGTCTACGGCTGGCGTCTGCGGGAGTACGGCCTCGTGGCGCTCACGGCCGGGGAGGTCTTCGACGCCTACTGCCTCGACCCGCGGACCGGCGAGCCCATCTCCCCGGAACCCGGGGTGCGGTACAGCGAGCCGCCCGACCTCGGCGAGGATTCACCCGAGCGGGGCCACCACCACTGAAGCCGAGGTGTGTTCGGGGCGGGCCGCCGGCCCGCCCCGCGTCCCCTCGGTGTCCCGGAGCGATCGACTGCTACGCGTCCCGAAGGAGGATCTCGCGAGCCGCGTTCCGCGCGTCCTCGGCCCCGTCCGCCGCCCGCGCGGCGGAGGCGGCCCGCTCGCACCGCGCGAGTGTCACCCTCGACACAGACCGGCGCACCGAGGGGATCGCGGCGGGTCCCATCGAGAGCGAGGACACCCCCAGACCGACCAGGACACAGGCCAGGAGTGGGTCGGCGGCGGCCTCGCCGCACACGCCGCACCCCTTGGCCTGTGCCCGAGCCGCCCACGTAGCCGATGCCACCAGATCGAGCAGCGCGGGTTGCCACGGATCCTGGAACCGGGCCACGGCACCCACCTGGCGGTCGGCCGCGAAGGCGTACTGGGCCAGGTCGTTGGTCCCCAGGGAGAGGAAATCGACTTCGCGCAGCACCGCGCCCGCCCTCAGTGCGGCCGAGGGGACCTCCACCATCGCCCCGACATCCGACCGCAGCCCCGCCGCGCGGCAGGCGTCGGCGAACGCCTTGGCATCCGCCCGGTCGGCGACCATGGGCGCCATCACGTCGAGGGTGCCGGGTGAGGAGTCCGCGGCCTTGGACAACGCGCGCAGTTGCGCGGCCAGGATCTCCGGGTGGTCCAGCAGGGCGCGTAGTCCGCGGACGCCCAGTGCGGGGTTGGGCTCCTCGGCGGGGGAGAGGAAGCCCAGTGGCTTGTCCGCGCCGGCGTCGAGGACTCTGGCCACCACGCGTCCTTCGGGAAAGGCCTCGATCACCCGACGGTAGGCGGCGATCTGCCTTTGCTCCGACGGGGCGCTCTCGGCGTCGTCGAGGAAGAGGAACTCCGTACGGAACAGTCCCACGCCCTCCGCCCCGACCTCGACGGCCCCCGCCACGTCGGCCGGGCCTCCGATGTTGGCCAGGAGTGGGACGCGGTGGCCGTCGGCGGTGCGCCCGGGCTCGCGCGCCGAGGCTCTCGCCTCGCGCCGACCCACCCCTCTCCGCCGTGGCCCTCGCCGGTCGTCCGGGTCGACACGGACTTCTCCGGAGTCGCCGTCGAGAGCGATCACGGTCCCCTCCGGGAGTTCCCGGGCACCGGACAGGGCCACCACCGCCGGCACGCCGAGGGCGCGTGCCAGGATCGCCGTGTGGCTGGTCGGGCTGCCCTCCTCGGTCAGGAAGCCCAGGACCAGGGCGGGGTCCAGGAGCGCGGTGTCGGCGGGGGCCAGATCGCGCGCCACGAGAACGTAGGGGCTGTCGCTGTCCGGTACCCCCGGGATCGGCACGCCCAGCAGTCGGGCGACCATCCGATTGCGCACGTCGTCGAGGTCGGGGATCCGTGCCGCGTGGAGCTCGCCGGCCCCGGCCAGCAAGGACCGGTAGCCCGCGAAGGCGTCGTGGACGGCCCGTTCGGCGGTGCCACCCGACGCGACGCGTCGGCCGACCTCCGCCATCAGCTCGGGATCCCGCGCCATCAACGCCTGCGCCTCCAGCACCGCCCGCGCCTCGCCACCGGCCAGATGTCCCCGGGCCGTGAGATCCGCGGCGACGGCCTCCGCGGCGCGCCGGGCCCGGGCTCCCTCCCTTTCTCGCTCCGCCGCCGGTACCTGCCTCACCGGGGGTTCCAACACGGCGGCTCCCATGTGACGCACCGGACCGACGGCCACTCCGTGGCTCACGCCGACGCCTCGCAGAGTTGTCTCCATCCGCACCTCCCGGGAGGGTTCTCCGGCTCTCCGGTGGGGAGTCCGTCGGCCGAAGGACGATGGTGGCGTGTCAGGACCAGTCGAAGAGTCGCTCGCCGACTCGGACGGGGCCCTCCTCGCGCAGATCCATGAGGGCGTGGGCGTCCGCGTCCAACGCCACGACCGGGCAGAGCGGCGACTTGCCCGAGGCCTCCACCTCGGAGGGGTTCCAGCGGACGATCGCCTGTCCTCGTTCGACCGTGTCCCCCTTGTGAGCGAGGAGTTCGAACCCCTCGCCGTTGAGCTGCACGGTGTCGATGCCGAGGTGGGTCAGCACCCCCCTGCCGCCGTCCGTGACCACCACGAAGGCGTGGGGGTGCAGGGAGACGAGGACCCCACCCACCGGAGCGACGGCTTCGCAGGGTTCCCGCACGGGGTCGACGGCGGTGCCCGGACCCACCATGGCTTCGGAGAAGACCGGGTCGGGTACGGCTGTCAGCCCGACGGCGCGTCCCGTCTGCGGTGACGTCACGGTGGTCATGGAAGGGGCCTCCCGGGGGTGGAGAGATGCACACGCAGCATATGTCAGCTCACGTCCCGCTTCCGCCCGATGTTCCCGGCCAAAGCCTCGGACCCGTCCCAGAGGGTGGTTTGCGTGCGGCCTTGTGGGCCTGTACTGTTGTGGGTCCTGCCTCGGAGAGCGAGTGTGATTCCCGCTTCCTCCGGCAGGAATCCGACACACCGGTTGCCTGTTCGGCTTCTCTGCATTCCTCATGCCCGCGAGGGCGTGGGCGGAGAGGGCGAATTCATCTGGTAGAGTCGGTGAAACCGAAGGGAAACGCCCGGAGGAAAGCCGCGAGAGAGTGTGTTTCTCGGGTGAGTACGAAGAAAGTGTCCGTTCCTTGAGAACTCAACAGCGTGCCAAAAGTCAACGCCAGATATGTTGATACCCCGACGCCGGGATTGTTGTTCCGGTGGACGGGTTCCTTTGAAGTAGAACACAGCGAGGACGCTGTGGATCATCGGGTTATTCCTCCGGTGGTCCCGCTCCCGTGTTGTGTGCCGGGTGACCGGCAGAGCATTCACGGAGAGTTTGATCCTGGCTCAGGACGAACGCTGGCGGCGTGCTTAACACATGCAAGTCGAACGATGAACCATTTCGGTGGGGATTAGTGGCGAACGGGTGAGTAACACGTGGGCAATCTGCCCTGCACTCTGGGACAAGCCCTGGAAACGGGGTCTAATACCGGATATTGACTGTCACGGGCATCCGTGGTGGTGGAAAGCTCCGGCGGTGCAGGATGAGCCCGCGGCCTATCAGCTTGTTGGTGAGGTAGTGGCTCACCAAGGCGACGACGGGTAGCCGGCCTGAGAGGGCGACCGGCCACACTGGGACTGAGACACGGCCCAGACTCCTACGGGAGGCAGCAGTGGGGAATATTGCACAATGGGCGCAAGCCTGATGCAGCGACGCCGCGTGAGGGATGACGGCCTTCGGGTTGTAAACCTCTTTCAGCAGGGAAGAAGCGTGAGTGACGGTACCTGCAGAAGAAGCGCCGGCTAACTACGTGCCAGCAGCCGCGGTAATACGTAGGGCGCGAGCGTTGTCCGGAATTATTGGGCGTAAAGAGCTCGTAGGCGGCTTGTCGCGTCGGTTGTGAAAGCCCGGGGCTTAACCCCGGGTCTGCAGTCGATACGGGCAGGCTAGAGTTCGGTAGGGGAGATCGGAATTCCTGGTGTAGCGGTGAAATGCGCAGATATCAGGAGGAACACCGGTGGCGAAGGCGGATCTCTGGGCCGATACTGACGCTGAGGAGCGAAAGCGTGGGGAGCGAACAGGATTAGATACCCTGGTAGTCCACGCCGTAAACGGTGGGCACTAGGTGTGGGCAGCATTCCACGTTGTCCGTGCCGCAGCTAACGCATTAAGTGCCCCGCCTGGGGAGTACGGCCGCAAGGCTAAAACTCAAAGGAATTGACGGGGGCCCGCACAAGCGGCGGAGCATGTGGCTTAATTCGACGCAACGCGAAGAACCTTACCAAGGCTTGACATACATCGGAAGCGCTCAGAGATGGGTGTGCCCTTGTGGTCGGTGTACAGGTGGTGCATGGCTGTCGTCAGCTCGTGTCGTGAGATGTTGGGTTAAGTCCCGCAACGAGCGCAACCCTTGTCCCGTGTTGCCAGCAACTCTTCGGAGGTTGGGGACTCACGGGAGACCGCCGGGGTCAACTCGGAGGAAGGTGGGGACGACGTCAAGTCATCATGCCCCTTATGTCTTGGGCTGCACACGTGCTACAATGGCCGGT contains:
- a CDS encoding acetoacetate--CoA ligase encodes the protein MPTEEPQPLWRPDPRHVAAARMTAFQAWAADHHGAPATGGYPTLHRWSVADPEAFWKAVVEWFDVRFSHPYERVLGDPVMPGARWFEGATLNYAEHALRAAAERSEDPALLRIDETHPPTPVTWGELRRQVGSLAAALRARGVRPGDRVSGYLPNVPEAVVAFLATAAVGAVWTSCAPDFGARSVLDRFRQVEPVVLFAVDGYRYGGKEHDRRETVAELRRELPTLRAVVHVPLLGTDAPEGALPWSSLTAAQVEPVFEQVPFDHPLWVLYSSGTTGLPKAIVQSQGGILVEHLKQLGLHCDLGPDDRFFWYTSTGWMMWNFLVSGLLTGTTLVLYDGSPGFPDTGAQWRVVEETRATFYGTSAAYVTACGKADVHPGRDLDLSSVRCVATTGSPLPPDGFRWLHDEVRADLWIASVSGGTDVCSCFAGAVPTLPVHLGELQAPCLGTDLQAWDPAGRPLVDEVGELVVVNPMPSMPIRFWNDPDGTRYHDSYFATYPGVWRHGDWITLTSRGTVVVHGRSDSTLNRQGVRMGSADIYEAVERLPEIKESLVIGVERPDGGYWMPLFVHLTPGAVLDGALTDRVKRTIRENLSPRHVPDEIIEVPAIPHTLTGKRLEVPVKRLLQGTPLDRAVNPGSVDDLDLLGFYLDLARRDD
- the ptsP gene encoding phosphoenolpyruvate--protein phosphotransferase, encoding METTLRGVGVSHGVAVGPVRHMGAAVLEPPVRQVPAAEREREGARARRAAEAVAADLTARGHLAGGEARAVLEAQALMARDPELMAEVGRRVASGGTAERAVHDAFAGYRSLLAGAGELHAARIPDLDDVRNRMVARLLGVPIPGVPDSDSPYVLVARDLAPADTALLDPALVLGFLTEEGSPTSHTAILARALGVPAVVALSGARELPEGTVIALDGDSGEVRVDPDDRRGPRRRGVGRREARASAREPGRTADGHRVPLLANIGGPADVAGAVEVGAEGVGLFRTEFLFLDDAESAPSEQRQIAAYRRVIEAFPEGRVVARVLDAGADKPLGFLSPAEEPNPALGVRGLRALLDHPEILAAQLRALSKAADSSPGTLDVMAPMVADRADAKAFADACRAAGLRSDVGAMVEVPSAALRAGAVLREVDFLSLGTNDLAQYAFAADRQVGAVARFQDPWQPALLDLVASATWAARAQAKGCGVCGEAAADPLLACVLVGLGVSSLSMGPAAIPSVRRSVSRVTLARCERAASAARAADGAEDARNAAREILLRDA
- a CDS encoding PTS glucose transporter subunit IIA, producing MTTVTSPQTGRAVGLTAVPDPVFSEAMVGPGTAVDPVREPCEAVAPVGGVLVSLHPHAFVVVTDGGRGVLTHLGIDTVQLNGEGFELLAHKGDTVERGQAIVRWNPSEVEASGKSPLCPVVALDADAHALMDLREEGPVRVGERLFDWS